One Arachis hypogaea cultivar Tifrunner chromosome 2, arahy.Tifrunner.gnm2.J5K5, whole genome shotgun sequence genomic window, cAGGCTTATTTCGTGCAAATTGACCGGACACTGGAAAAATTAATCAATGTAAGCATAACATACACATACACAAGGCACACACACTGCTACATGGGATTTGAGTTACtgtacaattataaaaattaattaaagaaaagaaatgtTTCAAATAAAAGAATAGAAACAGATCAAGTTAGGTTAGATTTCGTCCTTAATAGGTTAGATATATGTAGTTAATGGACttcttttttaggttttttacattaaaaaatggacttcttttttaggttttttacattaaaaattgTTGCAAATTATTATTCGTGTATACCTGCACAATATCATTTATCTTTACATATACGGGATGTAATATATGATACTATTAATATATATTACCATTCAAGAATAtgattttgtttgtatttttttttttttgttatacttgataaattctaaagctgaGTTTGAAAGGAACACAAAGATTAAGGGATTGAGACTGaaaaacaaagattaaaaaaaaaaagactaaattaAGTCTTTATATTATGTTTGATATAAAATACATTAGACTCAATTATGtcttaatattatatttagtttaagataaatatagaaattaagggatacatttaaaatttaaaaaattaaatgaggatattttttaaaaaaagtattattaaaatttcaatctcTGTATACAAAAATTTCAGTTTtctatatctttattttttagaaGTACTGAAGAGATTAAAATTTTGTgtcttaaaactaaaattttaatttaaatctcTTACCATTAAATACAATACTAAATCTCAATTtcttagtatcaatttttaaaaacaaatgctATCTTATTTTATTAAGTACGTTTTGGTGTCTATTAATATATTCAGACAGATCTCTTTTAATTTATACTAAAAATCAACTCCTAAATCCACCAATAATTAGGACTTAAATTATACCAAAATTAGTGAGGAAAATGAGTATATTATTTATGGAGGTAGAAGTAGTTAGTCTAGTCAACATGGTGTTAAAAGAATTAGTTATAGTGTGTCATCTCATCAACTAAACTGTTAAGGGGTTAATTAGACTAGTTAGCATGTGGTTGTAACAGATTCTAAAAAGTTCACTTATCTGATACATATATGCGTGTCTGGTAACCTCTTGAGTATGATTAATACAATAAATTAATTCTCTACTCTTCGCAAATACTCTATTCTCTCTCTCCTTCATTCTCGAACCCTTAAAGCTTCGTCCTCATACTTAATTTAGTCTGGATTAATataaattctatttttcacaaatattctgttttctctattttttcattttcaaacTCTTGAGCCTAATCCTGATACCACAATTTAGTTTGGAGAATAAATTTTTAacctttggtatatatatatatataaaaggaattAATACTTGTATAAGAATTTTAAATCTAAAGGTTAacagtaaaaaaaatatagaacttaaaaattttataccATAATAATTAGATTTTATAATTTCTCTCAAAGTTttgtaatattataaattaatatttttattaagagtcggtcaaatagaaaaaaattatatgtaaaaagcTTTATCAAAAAGTTCTAtctagtaaaatattttaaattgacaAAAAACGAATAAAGTGTCACACAATGTAACAGAGGTTTCAAAAATTCTTCAGCTATAACGAAAGTTTTGTTACTGCTTCTAATTGTCTAGCAACAATGGTTGAGTACTCGAGTTATAAGTTATAACTCTTCAATGAAAATggatcaattattattatttttgaagtctgaattgtccttataCTACAAAATTTTACAGATTTTTCTACTGATTTTTCTTTACGTTTAATTTGCAGATGAAGGAGTACATTGACGGAACAGAAGATTATATTAATATACAGGTAACATTATGCACTAGAGGGAATAATAGTTGCTGGTACTAAGTTCATAATGACAAATGCTAAATGTAAAATTGTTGCATCCTGCAGATTGACAGTCGTCGAAATAAGCTGATTAAGGTAAGTCTACATATCCTTCGTATCCAATTACATAATCTATAATAGATTAAAAGAGTAAACACCTAATTAATCTTCAAGACATTTTAAGTCAGATATTTTAGTTTCAATAACTTTTTATTCTTTAAACGTCTTCAAAAATTATCTTTatcaaataaattagtttttttgtCGTTTTAAATGAAGATTAATttcttttagaatatatttttatggCCTAATTAtcttatattaaaaatttgattgcaAGTATCAGAAGAACTAATTTGTCCATCCAATAAAATCATAACTTGTGCCATCAAGAGTGTATCTGCTCTGCTAAGGTTTCACCAAATAAAGTACCTGCGCCATAAGGTCAACGTTACATCTCAACCAAGACAATTGAACCGCAACCTAAAAACAAATAATGTAGAGTTTCAATCAGGATAGTTGACAAAGGAGGAACAATGCTAACAACAAGGAGGGAGACAGAGGAAATCTGGAAGGCATTATATAACTGGAGGAGGAGGACGTAAGACAAGGTACCGATGCTTGCCGAAATAGTTTGATGGCTAGACTCTTCGCAGAGAAACAGTTCTCAGCTGGGACCATGGAGGGCACATTGAGAGCAATATGGGAAGACCAGATGGATTCAAAGTAGTGGAGTTTAGGCACAACCAAATTCAATTCTACTTTGATAATGAGTGGAAGACAGTGAGGGCAGAGCGAGGCTCACCGTGGTTATTTAAAGACTTCTCGTTACAAGTACAGTGGTGGAAGGAAGACAGAAGTGTGGAATATCAATTAATTACAAGGTTGTCATTGTGGGTACAATTTTGGGGACTTTCTGCGAACTTTAAAACATTGGAGGTGGCTAGAAAACTAGGCAATGGTATTGGGAGCGTGCTCAAAGTGGATTTCTTCAATGTCAAAGAAAGAGATTCACGGATTGTGAAAGCTAGGGTGGAGATGCAAGGAGAAGGTTTGGTCAGAGATACGCTAAAAATAGCAGGTCCAAACAAAATTCCCATAGAAAATTAGAGTGTTtatagatcagatttgatttgcTGCCGTATTTATCCGTATTCGATCTGCATTTTGTGGATCTTATCTGATTCATATGATTATCGGATCCACAATTAAATAGAATTCGATAGCAGATTTTGCATCTTTATCTACAGATccgcaaaataaattaaaaaattatatctacAGATccgcaaaataaattaaaaaattataattaaaaatatatatataattattttaacattCAAAACCCTAATCCTCTAGCCACTCTCACCTTCTATTGTGTTGCTGTGTTTACGGGTGACAAATGGACTAGTCCGTCGTGCTGAAAGCCCGTCATTTAACGGGCTGGTCCGCTCCGCCTctcctagtgaggcggtcctgaATTCCATCCCCGCTCCGCCTAACGGTGGGATGGCGGGTTAAGCCcgccaattcttttttttattaataaactattaaatattaaataatatatatgatttcacaaccatttcaataaatttataatttctaaatccataaacattaaagtctttataattctaaatatgtaataaacataatcatcaaccaagttttttgaaacaaaataataaaaccaacattgttcaaaatatataattaaatatctttaAGTCTCTAATAAATCAAACATAGAATATAATCTAAATTATTACTTAGAAcattttcaattacaaaaaaaatgcTGGGCCAGCCGAAAAAGCCTGCCAAAGCCTGTGGATTAGGTGGTTTCAATTTTTCAGCCTGACTCGCCTTTTTTAGTGAGTTACACGGGCTGGATCGGCGGGTTTCAGCCCGTTTGCCACCTCTAGCTATGCCCCTCTCCTCCCTCACCTCTTACTCTTCACCCCGTCCTCACCGCCATCTAGCAGTCTACCACCGCCGCCGTTCTTTGTGCTATCACACCGGAGGTCGAACGGCAAACCTCACCTCACCTCACTCCTCTTCGTTGCCAGTCCACAACCATTGTCCAGTCCTCTCTTCCTCACTCTATCGTCGTTTGCTGCTCTCTGTGGACATTCACTGCTCTCTATTGGCGTTCGCCGCTCACCTCTGTTTTAATGTTCCTCGAGGTTTGTCACAATTGTTTTGCATCTAGTTTCTGCTTCTAGCTTCAGTTCAGTTTCTGCTTTTGGCTTTTGCGTTTCGCTTTTTGGTCTTCTGGCTTCACTTGGCATCTGCTTCTGGTCTTTTGGTCTTCAATAAATTGTTTAAGTTCTGgtcttataaaatttattttttttctatattttaaatGTAGATACTATTAGGGATTAAATGTTTTAATagtactattataaaattctgaGTTTTCTCTGATGATTGTTGTTGTATTAAATTTAGCATTCTGATGGTTGTTGTTCTTTCGGTGATACTATTCTTGCCGGATATATCTGATCCGATTCTtaaatttgcggatcggatcggatccaagccTAAAAAATGCAGATATGGGATCCGATATGATAATTATATTGCGGATTGGATAAAAATTTTAGCCATATTCGATCCGATCTGTGAACACTCCTATagacaatgtgctataatatgaAAGGCTGGGTACCGTGTGTACCTATTGTGCAAAAATCATGATCACAAGGTTTGCTCAATGTTCATGGCTGATTCCAAGGAGAACAATATAAGGGGGGATAGGGTGGGTGATTGGATAAAAGCATACCAAATTGGTGTGAGATTGGATGTGAATGAAGCTTGCTGATCTGCTAATACTACaaaaaaaatgttgagtaccGTCAGATTTTACGGTGAATTCTTTGCCTGAAAACTATTTGGTTACTGGCATAATATTTCCACCGGTAAAACCGACAGtaacttcaattttttttgttttattttttaaacacaattagtagtcaaattctattttttttttgttttttttaatttattttttacacaattagtagtcaaattttaaataatagaaaccaaataatgattttattaaatatcaagtgtacaaataaaataaaaagtcaaataaataaaatacaatcaGATAGTCTAAAACAAAACCTTGATCACTATGGATCCTGATAGTCATGGTTGTTGTCATCTCCCTGGTCCTGTTGAGGCGGCGAACTAGATAGTGATGTTGGTACCCCTCAAGCAACGCCACTGCCATTAGCGCGCTTCTACTCCTAGTACACCGTTATCTGTTGCTTCATCCGCTGAAATCGCTTCAACTCCTACTTAAGCCCCAACCAAAGGGGATCTGTGTCTGACACGTGTGCTAGGATCTCATTATCTCTCCCCCCAGACTGTTGCAGCTGCTGAGCTTGTTGGGGAAGGCTTTGGGTGAGATTCAGAACCTGCTTCCTCAAATCGACGTTGTTGTCCTTTGGATCGACAGCGCGACTGGTGGCAGAGGCAGATAAAGCCTTCAATATAGAGGTGCAGAGGTTGTTGGTGAAGAACGATCCCATCCCGTAGACGCAATTCTTGTACGGCTTAGATGCGGTCTCGCACCAAACCGTGTCAGAATTGATGACTGGATCAACGGAGTTGTTGTTGTCCTCTTTAGTAGGCTGGGATTGCTGGGTTGTGACCACTAGTCTCTGCGTGGAGGACTCCTGCATAATATATGTTATGATTATGATGATAGGAGTTAATTGAAATCTTTACATCAAATGATGTTTACTCACAAAATGATTCGCAGACCGCCGATtagcaaatctctccttgttcTCCTTCAAAGTGtgagtatacttgaaggtctctaCCATCATCGCATCACGATCTAACGTTTTAGACTACACATGTTGAAACAATATGTTAAATCAAGTAATAATGACATTAAATGTCAAAGACAAAACAAACTTAATAGCAAAATGAAATAAGTTACATACCAGTCTAGCTTTTGTCCTCATGAAAGTCAACTTCAACGACACGGTCGATGCTCTGTTAGCTCTGTTTGTGAGACGGCATTGCCTGAACCCCTTATCAGTCTTCCAATAGGCGTACAATGCCTTCTTAATATGTGGGTAGAGCCAAATAGTGAGGTGATCGCGCCTCTCATGTACGTCCTCCATCATCTGCTGAAGCCACCTAACCATCCGATGGTCGAAGATCTTCTTGATCATGATATCATGAGTCTTGTCCCATATAAATTGTTTCTGCATAAAGAACATTTAGCACTAGTTAATcgaaattaaatacataattaaacaaaataaaaaatgtaaactAGCCAAGGTTTGAATATGTTGAGTTTTTGCCGCTCACTTCTGAAATCATCGTTCTTTGGTCTCAGTATGGATCTTCTTGTGCTCAGCCATGGGTGATTGTACATCAGCTTGATGACATTGATACACTCCTAtgtacatgcattgttatttaGCACAAACCTCTcaatgaaaaacttaagattagtagtttaaatcaaatttgaaataATCTATAAACTTCAATTATATATTTAGATTTGTTAGAAATTTAGGTTGAGCGTCATTTATAATTAGAAGGCGTCTAAAACTCTATCCATCAATAATTAACTTAAACAATTcacaaacaaatcaatatgacATTATATGACTTAAACAACAATATCCATCAACATAAGAAATTCTCAAACACTTTCAATAGTTCAAACCCACTAACCTAAATCGAACCTATCTTAACAACTTAAATCCACTAAAGCCAGAAAATTGAatctaactaaattaaactaattaactaaaatgAAAAACTTAAGATTAGCAACCACATACGTTAGAATAAAAATGTCAAAATAGTTTgcatttaaaaaacttaaaatagtaGTCACGCTGTCAAACTATAAACACAAATCGTCATATGTATGATTGGAGGTGGTGGAGGGGCATCTGACTGGAATCCGTGAGAAAATTTTAGCCCCGCAGTGTCTATCGCTGAAAGTGACGTCGTCATCAAAAGAGTGGACTACTGAATAGGGGTGTTCGTGgtgcggtttggtttggtttttgagAGAAAGGTCATCCGATCCGATCGTCTAATTAAACTGTGattcggtttggttcgattttttttATCGAggccatccgaaccaaaccaaatcaattaaaatcggtttggtttgctTCGGTTTGTTCagttttttcaatcaattcaaaaaaaatactaccatactatttcacaaagtcataacattgaaatcgacaaacacaaatacacaatagctaacaaagtcTTAGTCTATTGAAATTTAACGACAAAAGGaattcaaatacaaaaatcaAAGAAGTTTAAAAGTTCAATAGTCAACACAATtgaaagtaaaaataaatttCCATTGAAAGATAGCCAAGTTATAATGTCTTCTCCAACAAAACAGCTAAACTTCTTAACACAAACTAACCTGAAATCAAAAAGCAGTTACATAATAAGaacaatactaataataatataacacaaGTAAAAAAATATTCGAATCTAGTTATACATTCTAATAATAAAGAGAACAATTCATACCATGATACATGTGCCCGAATCAATGGATCAACTCAAAGTTTAAGAGCATATAAGGCATGCTAACTACACACAATTCAATAAGAATATTcagtaaataaatatttatctCTATATTCTTTATTCTTAGTTGGTACTTTAGCCAATGAAAAAGGTGAATCTTGAATCATATCAGTTATCAGAACCTTCTGTGCAACAATAAGAGCAAGACTGCAATTAGATCCATCAATCCAGCAACCATCTAATCAACCTAttgatacatacatacatacatacatacatacttaTTCCATCATCTAGAACCAtctgattaaaataaattttaagagtaaacactCAACATGATAAAGAATAAAGACATCTATAAAATTTTTTGATTTGATTAATAAAGATATCTATTCAATTCAGAATTACctcatcaataatcaataatagcAGCAGTGAACCCTaaactcaaaataaaaaacaaattaaaatgaagaacaaattaaaaaattaataatagcaGTGAACTAAGAGCAACAATCGATAATCAAGAACAAATTTATAATAAGAAAGCCACAAATTCGAATCAAATGGAAAGCAACAAGAAATGGTGTTGGAAAGTCCAAGTAAAAGCAGAGGCTCAACAAAATCAGACAACAGAATAGAAATAAAAGTTAAACATATTCAaggaaggaagaagcaaaaaccGAAATTGTGCTGAGCAAGAGCGCAATagatataaatacataaaatttatTGAACAATGATCAACAATGATAGCAAGTCAGCAACAATGAATCAAcaaacaacaataccaacaataaagTAAACAATACCAACAAACAACAGCAATGAATCAATGATTATTGAACAAAAATTAGTCAAATTACATACCTGACTCGGTGGCTCAGACTCCATATTGACTTTTAATGACTTGAATCGGTGGCTGGGTGGGGGACTGGGAAACGCTGCTAGGTGGTGGCCAGAAACGCTGCTAGGTGGTGGCGTCACTGGCGTGGTGCTGTGCTAGCCTGCTGGGTCAGTGGGTGGTGGCGTCGTGCTGTGCTACTGCTGCGTGGGTGGCCAGAAACAGTGCTCTGTCCGCTGGGTGGTGCTGTGCTACTGCTGGGTGCGAGCCTGCGAGGGTGGTGATAACTGTGCCTAGGGCTTCGTGGTGCTCTGTCCACGAAGAGGTCCTGGGAGCAGTGGGTGAAAAGGCTTTGGTGTTGGGAGGAAGGCTTCGAGGTGGTGGGAGAAACGGTCTCTCGCCGGCACTAGGAGGTGCTGCAAGAACGTGGGTTCGCCGCCGGCCTCGAGACTCAAGAACGTGGGTGCTAGGTTTCGATTGGGGGTGGGGGACTGGGGGTTAGGTCACGCAACGCTCATTTGGGGAATTGGGGGTTGGGGGgtggttttttttagggtttttacctTATCGGTTCGGTTCGATTGAGATTTTCATGGTAAGAACCAAAAACTGAACCGAACCACAAAAAACAAccaaacatgtttttttttttccggtttttggTTTTTTCAATTCGGTTTGTCGGTTTAATTTGATCTGGATCGATTTTGAACATCCCTACTGCTGAACGGATGGAGGTGGGGGAGAAATTGACTCTAATAAAGCAGCTGAATTTTATAccataattaaatacaaaatgcTAAATTTTAAACCATTCCATTATTCTACAAATATAAACTTAATAGATTTTCGTTGGCTCGTtcgaaaaacataaaatattttttaaaggaaGAGTATATGGAACTAACTCTAAATCAGCTAAGAAtggaacaacttaattaattataaatatagtaattagttttatttatttatgatttaaaatattggttattCAATGTTTCACCACATTCAAATTAGGAGGAGATACGTTCAGTATCATTGCAACATGAATCGCGGAAACTGATTCAATTAGCTTCCGTCTCTCCACCCTCCTTTCCTCTCCAAatgcctaaaacatgataaattaaaaaatagattcagaaccatccaatctacaaagaaaagaaacatcctaATACCTAGCATAAACACCATCCATGTAAAAGTTTTGAATTTACCCAGAGGTATTTAGCTGATTTTTTACTGGTACCTTTTTGATtccctagcattgttgttttcaAAATTATCGTTATCTCTTCCATTATCTTCGATCTCCAAAATTATCCCacccattttttttcaaatcttaaaCTTTAATAACCTTTCATCGTCATCACCACCATAACAACAATAATCACACCACCAATATCATAATCAACATCGTCATTGGAGGGTTGCAGTTGCTCCTCTTGGACGTACGGTCGTAGAGATGATGGCTCTTTGTCCTCTTTCTTCTATGGCTTCAACCCCATCGAAGCAAGAATTTTGGATTTGCAGCATATTCTTCAACCCTCCTTCTTCTTTGAGTTAAAGGAGCAACTTGGTCATTATTGAATTGGAGAATTTAAATAATGGGTCAGGGAGCAGCATATTCTTTGCTTTCTGCaaattgagatttttttttacttgaagatttttccttttttttttttcggtgacAATGATGATAATGGTGGTGTTGTGGTTGTTGTGACGTTAAAACTGATTAAGGTGATGAAGATGGAAGGTTTTTAGATTCGAGTAAAAATGGATGGTATAGTTGCAGAAATTGAAGAAAAAAGTGGAAGAGTTAAAgggtattttaaaattttttagtgtttttttaaaggattcaacaaaaattttatttttggatatttttatcaaataaatttttttatttgatggatacaattttaattttattttttttacgaataattttgttaatattttaaatatttatgaataaaaatagtcgttttttctttattttacttaATGTCCTTTACATTCCTTTCCAATCCCACGCCAGAAAGTTTCAGCTAAAAACTGTTGATTGAAAAGGTTTTCATCGACTTCTTTATTATAATTCGGTTCAACAAATTATATTTGTGAAGTTATATTTTTGTATATGGTATGCAGTGGGAGCTCGTCCTTAGCTCAGGAAATCTTTGTTTAGCTATCTTTGCGTTGATGACCAATGATATATTTGGCTTGAGTTTTCCGTACAATTGGAAAAAGAACCATGGTTTCATGTTCAAATGGGTATGcacagtttttattttatttttaattttatgcacATACATGCCTGAGATGACTATAAATTTGATGGTGAAACagttataatttaaatagcaTAACCTCTTTATACTCATTTAAAGGTTGTTGATTCGAGTCTCTCcagctttaaaaaaaaattggtggctATGATGGTTACACATTTTGACTTAAGAACCTAAAAACGTCATGCGGCCAAGTTACTGAAGGGTAACTGTAGAGATGTTATCGCGTGGTTAAAATCGGTTTTTTATGAAAATTGTAGGGCATAAGTGGTAATTTCGGCTTGCAATTAAGTGAAACATAATTTCGTATGCACCGTATATTTTGAGATAAATCTCATTAATGAGTGAATTGAAtatttgtataatatatataatgagCTGTTTATTTGGttcaatttgaattaaaaataaacatataagataaaatactattaatttatcaaatacaatACATTCATACTATTTAAAATAATCATCCGAATATCAGAGATAATAAACATTTGATATCGTACTGAAATCGAACACAATACAATTCAATGCATGCATTGTACCCTATACTTCCTTTTTTGagattaagtttttaattttttgatgtaTATAATCTAATAGAAGTTTCCGTGTATGGGTATATGGCAGGTAATAATTGTCACAGCAATATGCACTGCATCTCTGTTTCTCACAATTATTGCTTATGCTCGCAAGAAGGGGTTACTTTGATAATTTTAAAAGGTAAAATATATAAACCAGCATGCATGTAATTAGAAATCTCCTTCCAAGTTTTAACAATTATCAAACAGTGGTTATAATCCCTGAAATTATATTGCGGGCCCTTGCATAGTTTTGTAACAATTACTGATTTATTCGTAACTACTTCTTTAGGGCTGGGGGCTTTACATGGAGTATAACAACTTTATAAAAGAGCTATTCGAGCTTATATATACTGCAGTAGTTTAAGTATATGTTAGCATCTTAAGTATTAGTTGaatattacttatattttttaatcGTTAAAAATTTACGtacaatttttatataaaatttattattgggAACTGTgagataataattttattaatatattaaattatgtaataatttttaactataaattttatacgTAGACagttgtatattttttaatttagatattattgttgctttttaattaatctttttgaAGTATAATTCATCCGGTCTTTGTTTGAGCTTGATCTCTTTGGAATAGATGAGATATATTTTGCCTGATGAATAAAACAGAATATAAGTACATGCAAAAGGCATTTGACACTTAAATTAGTttctaatctttttcaaattaaatttaaaaatgagaTTTCGGATATAATTCTTTCATAATCAATATATAACattaggaaaagtatatggaaccaaaaggttaccagccaaaaactaaacaaaaccacattaatttatattaattattaattttaaattttttaaattcaaaatttaaaaaatttaaaattgattaagtaaacctaattaaaatctataaaaaccttcctcttctctctcacattaatCTACTCACCTCTAACAATCACACACAGACCTCTCTCTTTCAGCAATGCTGCTAGAAGCGCCAGCGACTTCCATACTTTCCGCGACGCCCTCAACAAGCGCATATAAAGTTTAACATCTTGAAACCCTCCATCTGTTGTTTTGATTGCCTTATCAGATAAAAAGGGACCTAACTTACTGCAGAAATCATCAGTGCCGTTGCATCTCCAGAAataaatttgatgtgtttttgttgataattgaatctttttgactgcttgttcaaaattaaactaatttcgatttatttgtgaattaattgagattcacttgatgctgctgataagtattgaccaaattttttattccttaagtaattttggttcatttcttagtttaattgaggttcatttagaTCCAGAAATAAATTCGatgtatttttgttaataattgaaTCTTTTTGACAGTTtattcaaatctgaactaatttcagttcattgtgtgctaattgaggttcacttgatgctgttgataagtattgaccaaattttttagcaaagaa contains:
- the LOC112761499 gene encoding uncharacterized protein isoform X1; amino-acid sequence: MISEKQFIWDKTHDIMIKKIFDHRMVRWLQQMMEDVHERRDHLTIWLYPHIKKALYAYWKTDKGFRQCRLTNRANRASTVSLKLTFMRTKARLSKTLDRDAMMVETFKYTHTLKENKERFANRRSANHFESSTQRLVVTTQQSQPTKEDNNNSVDPVINSDTVWCETASKPYKNCVYGMGSFFTNNLCTSILKALSASATSRAVDPKDNNVDLRKQVLNLTQSLPQQAQQLQQSGGRDNEILAHVSDTDPLWLGLK
- the LOC112761499 gene encoding uncharacterized protein isoform X2, which gives rise to MISEKQFIWDKTHDIMIKKIFDHRMVRWLQQMMEDVHERRDHLTIWLYPHIKKALYAYWKTDKGFRQCRLTNRANRASTVSLKLTFMRTKARLSKTLDRDAMMVETFKYTHTLKENKERFANRRSANHFRLVVTTQQSQPTKEDNNNSVDPVINSDTVWCETASKPYKNCVYGMGSFFTNNLCTSILKALSASATSRAVDPKDNNVDLRKQVLNLTQSLPQQAQQLQQSGGRDNEILAHVSDTDPLWLGLK